A window of Streptomyces sp. SAI-127 contains these coding sequences:
- a CDS encoding AMP-dependent synthetase/ligase, with product MSDTQTLIENRPPSVATVFLERVAATPDAEAYRYPVPAASGQGPDDWKSLSWAQAAERVYAIAAGLIELGVQPEQRVALASSTRIEWILADLGIMCAGAATTTVYPQTNADESAFILSDSESRVLIAEDAAQLAKAVEKRGELPALTHVVVIDPAGVETDDWILTLSELEARGASRLEKDPDLIKERVGAITKDQLATLIYTSGTTGRPKGVRLPHDNWAYMAKATAATGLISSEDVQYLWLPLAHVFGKVLTSGQIEVGHVTAVDGRVDKIIENLPVVQPTYMAAVPRIFEKVYNGVAAKARAGGGAKYKIFQWAAEVGRAYAKESQDNFRRTGTAGASFGLSAKHKVADALVFSKIREAFGGNLRACVSGSAALAPEIGYFFAGAGIHILEGYGLTESSAASFVNPGEAYRTGTVGKPLPGTEVRIADDGEILLRGPGIMEGYHGLPEKTAEVLEADGWFHTGDIGELSPDGYLRITDRKKDLIKTSGGKYIAPAEVEGQFKAVCPYVSNILVHGADRNFCTALIALDEVSILEWAKENGLEGKSYAEVVAAPVTVSMVEGYVKQLNEGLQRWQTIKKFRLLPRDLDVEHGEITPSLKLKRPVVEREYKHLIEEMYAGSREA from the coding sequence GTGAGCGACACACAGACACTGATCGAGAACCGTCCGCCGAGTGTGGCGACCGTCTTCCTGGAGCGCGTTGCGGCCACGCCGGACGCCGAGGCGTACCGGTACCCGGTACCGGCGGCCTCCGGGCAGGGCCCGGACGACTGGAAGTCGCTCAGCTGGGCGCAGGCCGCGGAGCGGGTGTACGCCATCGCGGCCGGGCTGATCGAACTGGGAGTACAGCCGGAGCAGCGGGTCGCCCTCGCCTCCTCGACCCGGATCGAGTGGATCCTCGCGGACCTCGGCATCATGTGCGCCGGCGCCGCCACGACCACGGTCTACCCGCAGACCAACGCCGACGAGTCGGCGTTCATCCTCTCCGACTCCGAGAGCCGGGTGCTGATCGCGGAGGACGCGGCCCAGCTCGCCAAGGCGGTCGAGAAGCGCGGCGAACTGCCCGCCCTCACCCATGTCGTGGTGATCGACCCGGCCGGTGTCGAGACCGACGACTGGATCCTGACCCTCTCCGAGCTGGAGGCCCGTGGTGCCTCCCGCCTCGAGAAGGACCCCGACCTGATCAAGGAGCGGGTCGGCGCGATCACCAAGGACCAGCTCGCGACGCTGATCTACACCTCCGGCACCACCGGCCGTCCCAAGGGTGTACGGCTGCCGCACGACAACTGGGCCTACATGGCGAAGGCGACCGCCGCGACCGGCCTGATCAGCAGCGAGGACGTGCAGTACCTGTGGCTGCCGCTCGCCCACGTCTTCGGCAAGGTGCTCACCTCCGGGCAGATCGAGGTCGGTCACGTCACGGCCGTCGACGGCCGAGTCGACAAGATCATCGAGAATCTGCCGGTCGTGCAGCCGACGTACATGGCGGCCGTCCCGCGCATCTTCGAGAAGGTCTACAACGGGGTAGCCGCCAAGGCCCGTGCGGGCGGCGGTGCCAAGTACAAGATCTTCCAGTGGGCCGCCGAGGTCGGCCGCGCCTATGCCAAGGAGAGCCAGGACAACTTCCGGCGCACCGGCACCGCGGGTGCGTCCTTCGGGCTGAGCGCCAAGCACAAGGTGGCCGACGCGCTGGTCTTCTCGAAGATCCGGGAGGCGTTCGGCGGGAACCTGCGGGCGTGTGTCTCCGGGTCGGCCGCGCTCGCACCCGAGATCGGGTACTTCTTCGCCGGCGCCGGCATCCACATCCTCGAGGGCTACGGCCTCACGGAGTCCTCGGCGGCCTCCTTCGTGAACCCGGGCGAGGCCTACCGCACCGGTACGGTCGGCAAGCCGCTGCCCGGCACGGAGGTCCGTATCGCGGACGACGGGGAGATCCTGCTGCGGGGCCCGGGGATCATGGAGGGGTACCACGGACTGCCCGAGAAGACCGCCGAGGTCCTCGAGGCCGACGGGTGGTTCCACACCGGGGACATCGGTGAGCTGTCGCCGGACGGGTATCTGCGGATCACCGACCGCAAGAAGGACCTCATCAAGACGTCCGGCGGCAAGTACATCGCGCCCGCCGAGGTCGAGGGACAGTTCAAGGCGGTGTGTCCGTACGTGTCCAACATCCTGGTGCACGGGGCGGACCGGAACTTCTGCACGGCGCTCATCGCGCTGGACGAGGTGTCCATCCTGGAGTGGGCCAAGGAGAACGGGCTCGAAGGCAAGTCGTACGCGGAGGTCGTCGCCGCGCCCGTCACCGTCTCCATGGTCGAGGGCTATGTGAAGCAGCTCAACGAGGGGCTTCAGCGGTGGCAGACGATCAAGAAGTTCCGGTTGCTGCCGAGGGACCTGGACGTGGAGCACGGTGAGATCACGCCGAGCCTGAAGCTGAAGCGGCCTGTGGTGGAGCGGGAGTACAAGCACCTCATCGAGGAGATGTACGCGGGCTCTCGCGAGGCGTAG
- a CDS encoding response regulator encodes MSSAEARTDESAGILLVDDMEDNLIALEAVLGSLNEPLFRARSGEEAMKALLRRQFALVLLDVRMPGMDGFETAAHIKRLDQTKDVPIIFLTGVEDDSGYAFRGYATGAADYLTKPFDPWVLRAKVSVFLDLHRKNQQLERLLVRQRTDYEEVSKQLEDLEQEVTEPQRTRIKELRHLLEKR; translated from the coding sequence ATGAGCAGCGCCGAGGCAAGGACCGACGAGAGCGCAGGCATCCTCCTGGTCGACGACATGGAGGACAACCTGATCGCCCTGGAGGCCGTCCTGGGATCCCTCAACGAACCACTGTTCCGCGCCCGTTCGGGCGAGGAGGCGATGAAGGCCCTGCTCCGCCGCCAGTTCGCCCTGGTCCTCCTGGACGTCCGCATGCCGGGCATGGACGGCTTCGAGACGGCGGCGCACATCAAACGCCTGGACCAGACGAAGGACGTCCCGATCATCTTCCTCACGGGCGTGGAGGACGACTCCGGCTACGCCTTCCGCGGCTATGCGACGGGCGCCGCGGACTACCTGACCAAGCCGTTCGACCCCTGGGTGCTCCGCGCGAAGGTCAGCGTGTTCCTGGACCTGCACAGGAAGAACCAGCAGCTGGAGAGGCTGCTGGTGCGGCAACGGACGGACTACGAGGAGGTGAGCAAACAACTGGAGGATCTGGAGCAGGAGGTGACCGAGCCCCAGCGCACGAGGATCAAGGAACTCCGGCACCTGCTCGAGAAACGGTGA